Proteins encoded within one genomic window of Cellulomonas xiejunii:
- a CDS encoding protoporphyrinogen/coproporphyrinogen oxidase, whose product MSGDVALGLGGPDLDTPGWEAVVVGAGVAGLVAARELARAGLRTLVLDERDSPGGAVRGHDVAGLRLDAGADSYATRNGSVAALLTELGMADDVVAPEPRGAWTHLTSGDGPLPRTGLLGIPAYPLAPDVRRTLGTAGALRAALDLVLPARVGADAPTLGALVRARMGDAVVTRLVHPVVGGVHAADPDDLAVDAAAPGLREALAASGGSLARAVRRLRASAPAGTAVEGVAGGVHRLVDALVADITAHGGVLLTRTRAESVTRTADGTLALGTQDRHDPPRPSRDLRTQRLVVATPGAADLLDGLDGADLRDVRLDDGAPVTLVTLVLDEPALDVAPRGTGVLVGPGAVDVRAKALTHASAKWRWVAQSAGTGRHVVRLSYGRAGGEPVPDALPTGEDLVDLALRDAATLLGLPLGRGVLRGSAVVRWTQSLPRPSAAHRAAVAAVRQAVGPMPGVAVCGAWAAGNGLASVVPDARAAAAAVLADVGPDGS is encoded by the coding sequence GTGAGCGGGGACGTCGCGCTCGGCCTGGGGGGCCCCGACCTCGACACGCCGGGGTGGGAGGCGGTCGTCGTGGGGGCGGGCGTCGCCGGGCTCGTCGCGGCACGGGAGCTGGCGCGGGCGGGCCTGCGGACCCTCGTCCTCGACGAGCGCGACTCCCCGGGCGGCGCGGTCCGCGGGCACGACGTCGCCGGGTTGCGGCTCGACGCGGGCGCCGACTCCTACGCGACGCGCAACGGCTCGGTGGCCGCGCTGCTGACCGAGCTGGGCATGGCCGACGACGTCGTCGCCCCTGAGCCGCGTGGTGCCTGGACGCACCTGACCAGCGGCGACGGCCCGCTACCGCGCACCGGGCTGCTCGGCATCCCGGCCTACCCGCTGGCGCCGGACGTGCGGCGCACCCTCGGCACCGCGGGGGCGCTACGGGCGGCGCTGGACCTGGTGCTGCCGGCGCGCGTGGGTGCTGACGCGCCGACGCTGGGCGCCCTGGTGCGCGCCCGCATGGGTGACGCCGTCGTGACGCGGCTGGTGCACCCGGTGGTGGGTGGCGTGCACGCGGCCGACCCGGACGACCTCGCCGTCGACGCGGCCGCACCCGGGCTGCGCGAGGCGCTGGCCGCCAGCGGTGGATCGCTCGCCCGGGCGGTGCGCCGGCTGCGTGCGTCGGCGCCGGCCGGCACCGCGGTCGAGGGCGTCGCGGGCGGCGTGCACCGGCTGGTCGACGCGCTCGTCGCCGACATCACCGCGCACGGCGGCGTCCTGCTGACGCGCACGCGCGCGGAGTCGGTGACACGGACGGCGGACGGGACCCTCGCGCTCGGCACGCAGGACCGCCACGACCCCCCGCGCCCGTCGCGTGACCTGCGCACGCAGCGCCTCGTCGTGGCCACGCCGGGTGCTGCGGACCTGCTCGACGGGCTCGACGGCGCGGACCTGCGGGACGTGCGCCTCGACGACGGGGCGCCGGTCACGCTCGTCACCCTGGTGCTCGACGAGCCGGCGCTGGACGTCGCGCCGCGCGGCACGGGCGTCCTCGTCGGGCCGGGTGCCGTCGACGTGCGCGCGAAGGCCCTGACGCACGCCAGCGCGAAGTGGCGCTGGGTCGCGCAGTCCGCGGGCACCGGGCGGCACGTCGTGCGGCTGTCGTACGGGCGCGCGGGCGGTGAGCCGGTGCCGGACGCCCTGCCGACGGGTGAGGACCTCGTGGACCTCGCGCTGCGGGACGCCGCGACGCTGCTCGGGCTGCCGCTGGGCCGCGGGGTGCTGCGCGGGTCGGCCGTCGTGCGGTGGACGCAGTCGCTGCCCCGCCCGAGCGCCGCCCACCGGGCCGCCGTGGCCGCGGTGCGGCAGGCCGTCGGCCCGATGCCCGGGGTCGCGGTGTGCGGGGCGTGGGCCGCGGGCAACGGGCTGGCCTCGGTCGTCCCGGACGCCCGGGCGGCCGCGGCGGCCGTGCTCGCCGACGTCGGGCCGGACGGGTCCTGA
- the hemC gene encoding hydroxymethylbilane synthase: MPQQVRIGTRASALALTQTGHVADALAAFADVAVETVRVRTQGDRVRASLATLGGTGVFVTALRDALLDGRCDVAVHSLKDLPTGPAEGLVVAAVPPRADARDALCARDGLTLVTLPAGARVGTGSPRRAAQLRALRPDLDVVDIRGNVGTRLGRVRGLDPTTVAEGAHVGPDAPHPGVATDAPRGDLDAVVLAAAGLGRLGRLDAVSEWFEPDVLAPAPGQGALAVEVRTADAAADTPLADALRALDHAPTRRAVVAERAVLARLEAGCAAPIGAWGRLDDATGTLVLDAVVAAVDGSRVLRLAARGQVGDDEEADALGRRLAEDLLAAGAADLAPLGPRP; the protein is encoded by the coding sequence ATGCCTCAGCAGGTGCGTATCGGCACGCGCGCGAGCGCCCTGGCCCTCACCCAGACCGGCCACGTCGCCGACGCGCTGGCAGCGTTCGCCGACGTGGCGGTCGAGACCGTGCGCGTGCGCACGCAGGGCGACCGGGTCCGCGCGTCCCTGGCGACCCTCGGCGGCACGGGGGTCTTCGTCACCGCCCTGCGCGACGCCCTGCTCGACGGCCGCTGCGACGTCGCGGTCCACTCGCTCAAGGACCTTCCGACCGGCCCTGCCGAGGGTCTGGTCGTCGCGGCCGTCCCGCCCCGCGCGGACGCACGCGACGCCTTGTGCGCGCGCGACGGGTTGACGCTCGTGACCCTGCCGGCCGGGGCGCGCGTCGGCACGGGGTCCCCCCGGCGGGCCGCACAGCTACGGGCGCTGCGTCCCGACCTCGACGTCGTGGACATCCGCGGCAACGTCGGCACCCGCCTGGGCCGCGTGCGCGGCCTCGACCCGACGACGGTCGCGGAAGGCGCCCACGTCGGCCCGGATGCCCCGCACCCCGGGGTCGCCACCGACGCCCCGCGCGGCGACCTCGACGCCGTCGTGCTCGCGGCCGCAGGCCTGGGCCGGCTGGGTCGGCTCGACGCCGTCAGCGAGTGGTTCGAGCCCGACGTCCTCGCGCCGGCCCCCGGGCAGGGTGCGCTGGCGGTCGAGGTCCGCACCGCCGACGCCGCCGCGGACACCCCGCTGGCCGACGCGCTGCGCGCGCTCGACCACGCCCCGACGCGGCGGGCGGTCGTGGCCGAGCGTGCCGTGCTCGCCCGGCTGGAGGCCGGGTGCGCGGCACCCATCGGCGCGTGGGGTCGGCTCGACGACGCGACGGGGACGCTCGTCCTCGACGCGGTGGTCGCCGCGGTGGACGGCTCGCGCGTGCTGCGCCTCGCCGCACGCGGGCAGGTCGGTGACGACGAGGAGGCCGACGCCCTCGGCCGACGCCTCGCCGAGGACCTGCTCGCGGCCGGCGCCGCCGACCTCGCCCCCCTGGGACCACGCCCGTGA